In Kogia breviceps isolate mKogBre1 chromosome 19, mKogBre1 haplotype 1, whole genome shotgun sequence, a single genomic region encodes these proteins:
- the RARA gene encoding retinoic acid receptor alpha isoform X3, which produces MVYTCHRDKNCIINKVTRNRCQYCRLQKCFEVGMSKESVRNDRNKKKKEAPKPECSESYTLTPEVGELIEKVRKAHQETFPALCQLGKYTTNNSSEQRVSLDIDLWDKFSELSTKCIIKTVEFAKQLPGFTTLTIADQITLLKAACLDILILRICTRYTPEQDTMTFSDGLTLNRTQMHNAGFGPLTDLVFAFANQLLPLEMDDAETGLLSAICLICGDRQDLEQPDRVDMLQEPLLEALKVYVRKRRPSRPHMFPKMLMKITDLRSISAKGAERVITLKMEIPGSMPPLIQEMLENSEGLDTLSGQAGGGGRDGGGLAPPPGSCSPSLSPSSNRSSPATHSP; this is translated from the exons ATGGTGTACACGTGTCATCGGGACAAGAACTGCATCATCAATAAGGTGACCCGGAACCGCTGCCAGTACTGCCGGCTGCAGAAGTGCTTCGAAGTGGGCATGTCCAAGGAGT CTGTGAGGAACGACCGaaacaagaagaagaaggaggcgCCCAAGCCCGAGTGCTCCGAGAGCTACACGCTGACGCCGGAGGTGGGGGAGCTCATCGAGAAGGTGCGCAAAGCGCATCAGGAGACCTTCCCCGCCCTCTGCCAGCTGGGCAAATACACTACG AACAACAGCTCAGAACAGCGTGTCTCTCTGGACATTGACCTCTGGGACAAGTTCAGTGAACTCTCCACCAAGTGCATCATTAAGACTGTGGAGTTCGCCAAGCAGCTGCCCGGCTTCACCACCCTCACCATCGCGGACCAGATCACCCTTCTCAAGGCTGCCTGCTTGGACATCCTG ATCCTGCGGATCTGCACGCGGTACACGCCCGAGCAGGACACCATGACCTTCTCGGATGGGCTGACCCTCAACCGGACCCAGATGCACAATGCCGGCTTCGGCCCTCTCACGGACCTGGTCTTCGCCTTCGCCAACCAGCTGCTGCCCCTGGAGATGGATGATGCTGAGACTGGGCTGCTCAGTGCCATCTGCCTCATCTGCGGAG ACCGGCAGGACCTGGAGCAGCCAGACAGGGTGGACATGCTACAGGAGCCGCTGCTTGAGGCACTGAAGGTCTATGTGCGGAAACGGAGGCCCAGCCGCCCACACATGTTCCCCAAGATGCTGATGAAGATCACAGATCTGCGAAGCATCAGTGCTAAGG GGGCTGAGCGGGTGATCACGCTGAAGATGGAGATCCCGGGCTCCATGCCACCTCTCATCCAGGAAATGTTGGAGAACTCAGAGGGCCTGGACACTCTGAGCGGacaagcggggggcggggggcgggatgGGGGCGGCCTGGCTCCCCCGCCCGGCAGCTgcagccccagcctcagccccagctCAAACAGAAGCAGCCCGGCCACGCACTCCCCGTGA